One region of Triticum aestivum cultivar Chinese Spring chromosome 6B, IWGSC CS RefSeq v2.1, whole genome shotgun sequence genomic DNA includes:
- the LOC123137446 gene encoding enhancer of rudimentary homolog isoform X1 codes for MAGRHTIILMQPSQNRSSRTFMDYNSINHALDGICGLYERKIRDINPMIPNITYDITDLYNFIDGLADISALVYDHEIHAFLPYDRQWIKQKLFQHLKKLAQR; via the exons ATG GCTGGGAGGCACACCATTATTCTGATGCAACCATCCCAaaacaggagctccaggacgttCATGGATTATAATTCAATTAACCATGCATTGGATG GAATCTGTGGTCTCTATGAAAGGAAAATCAGGGATATCAACCCAATGATCCCGAACATAACCTATGACATCACTGATCTGTACAACTTCATCGACGGCCTAGCTGACATCAGTGCGCTAGT CTATGATCACGAAATCCATGCGTTTCTGCCATATGACCGGCAGTGGATAAAGCAGAAGCTGTTTCAGCACCTTAAGAAGCTGGCTCAAAGATAG
- the LOC123137446 gene encoding enhancer of rudimentary homolog isoform X2, whose protein sequence is MQPSQNRSSRTFMDYNSINHALDGICGLYERKIRDINPMIPNITYDITDLYNFIDGLADISALVYDHEIHAFLPYDRQWIKQKLFQHLKKLAQR, encoded by the exons ATGCAACCATCCCAaaacaggagctccaggacgttCATGGATTATAATTCAATTAACCATGCATTGGATG GAATCTGTGGTCTCTATGAAAGGAAAATCAGGGATATCAACCCAATGATCCCGAACATAACCTATGACATCACTGATCTGTACAACTTCATCGACGGCCTAGCTGACATCAGTGCGCTAGT CTATGATCACGAAATCCATGCGTTTCTGCCATATGACCGGCAGTGGATAAAGCAGAAGCTGTTTCAGCACCTTAAGAAGCTGGCTCAAAGATAG